The DNA segment GTCCCAAAGTCTAGTAACCTAAGTTATTCGTTCTTAGATCGCACCAAgtaaatcacaaaagcagagaaaATCTTCTAACCCCTAAAACCTAATTTAACCTAATGTTCAATTTATCACATGGGGGAAATATCTTTGCAggcaaagcttttagcccctgaactcatgcaggtaaatcaaactctctgcaagctgaatgaccggcctggtgccagcatggctgggtttaaattcctgaccaggtcATAAAACTTTATgacccaactgggagaaacagaaaaagcccagctcgctaggaattcttgtaaggaacaagggaagtaaatgtattctaaatgtattgactgtatttcctttttgtgcttagatgtcttccatatcaaattggagtatctgcaattttatcgtgtgttaatcaaactttaaatgtgtgtttaaaaggcgtgaacccagtcgctccataagagactgacacagagagTTCTCGTGGCACTTTGTTTTGGCACTTCGTcggagagaacgtctgtcgcgatggctccttagggagctctcatctccgtttttcttttcttttctttaccaagttttattcttatattcgcctctccctacacgagggagacgaactttgaatcatttctttggtaactccacgttcgttgaacctttgaaacttcgcgagagtctgctcgccccggaagacatgagagaacacgcccagctctaaCAGATGACACACGCACGCTcgtctttagcaggcacaaagatacccacatgcaagtattattttctatagagatttaaacgctgcttaaggttgtctattccctttttcaaggtgatctgattccttgttgtctttcaaaggttactgtatgtgattttgccatactgggcgATCATAGGATCTCGCCTATTTCTCTCTCagcttctctcgctcaccctttcactctctctctctctcatctgttatccgtttttgtattgtatttgtttttacttttagtattgttatacgcatatttactctgtgtgaatcgtagtttaatgtattatttcaattattaaaatccaatatatattcatgattgcttctgtctaaaatgctcacatcacaagtcaatgaaatgtttgatcttagctacaaagcttatttgttacttttcagtaacctaaattttataaggacaggagaatggtttcatggccagaaactatttttcctggaattataagaagtgataactttattgaagttgataagttaatcttacgtccgttttgctggacaaaccactgtttgatttgcattaattcccagtaaaagatatcacgttaattgatatgaagaatggaatattgacatattaatgagtaaattacagtgccttgtaatgagttattgatatatacaattaacctatttttcatcttcaataattttaatgtaactgtcatgtgagatatataaattaatcatattcctgattaattattaagattaatcatttgagctaacgttaatgtactacccagtgcggttaCAGTGTCATACAACACACACTGGTCAAAATAACAGCTTTTCGTTCATTTCAAAGTCTTGCACATAAAATATTGGGTAGTTTGCATAGACATTAATAATCTTATCTACTAAAAGGGGTTATAAAGCATTGATTAAACTTCATAGgttaaaataaacacatcaagCATATATAAGACAccaaacatattatttgtgaatatagttcccctttttatacttttaaatgatcGTCTTTTGAACATCGTCCATGCGAGTTCTATGTTCTTTTATCTGTAAAAGGAGAAGCACGTGTTTTTCTTGAATGTAGAGAAAGGCAAATCCTGAGGTCAAGAAAGTCACGCTGGGGCGATCCTGTGAGTCGTCAAGCCTGGGGAACATCAGTTCAAATCAACTCATTAAACTAACAATATAATCATTAAATGCCATAAACGGTCATGGGGTCCAGAAGTGTCTGCCGATGGAAGATGTCAATGGAGCTCAGCATCAGCCAAACACAAAAGCATATCTGAATTTAGCAGTTAATCACGACACTGAACAACAACCAGTGTGATTGTACATGTTAAAGTGCTACTTTATATTCAAAACTCTTATCACATGTAaagggcttctctccagtgtgtatCTTCATATGTTTCCTAAGGTTTCCTTTTTGAGTAAAAtcctttccacactgttggcaggtgaaaggtttctctcctgtgtgaactcTTATGTGGTCCTTGAGATGTTGATTATGattaaaactttttccacattgagaACACGTGAAAGGTTTCTTTCCTGTATGAATTCTCGTGTGGGTTTTAAGAGTTCCTTTTTTAGTGAAGCTATTTCCACATTGAGAACatgtgaaaggtttctctccagtgtgaacactcatgtggtctttaaggtttccttttttagtgaagctcttcccacactgttggcaggtgaaaggtttctctccagtatgaattctctTGTGGTCATCGAGgtgttgtttatgtttaaaactttttccacactgagaacatgtgtaaggcttctctcctgtatgaattttcatatgttttttaaggttttgttttttaatgaaactctttccacattgttgacaggtgaaaggtttctctccagtgtgaactctcgtGTGGACTTCAAGATGTTCTTTTCTGCTGAAACTTttcccacactgttggcaggtgaaatgcCTTCTATTTGCTGTCTTTTGAGCTCTTCTTCGTGAACTCTTTTCAGTATGCGAGCAACTAAATGACTTTTCTCCAGTCATGAAATCATATTTCTCATGCTGAACACTGAGTTCTggactctcctctttcagtgtCATCAGATCTAATGCAAAAAAGACAAATCCAGATTAACACTATTTTTAATGGCACAAAGAACAAACatcaaaaccaacaacatgtagaTCTTATAGGCAATAAGCTTCTAAAGAAGGTGTTAAATGTGATCTTAAAATTTCTTCCCATTATTCGAAGTGATGATGAAAAAAAGAGCaaagattattgattaatattttaaagggttagtttatccaaaaacgaaaattaaGCCATAAATTACTTACCctgaagtcatcctaggtgtatatgactttcttctttcagatgaattcagttgggagttattttaaaaattgtctttaatctttcaagctgtttgatgCCCCTCAGTGGGTGTTGCACCGCATGTGTCTGTGAGAAGTTTAATAAAAAGctcatccatttaaaaaaaaaaaagtgtctcacaaggctccggggggtgaacaaatgcctcctgtagcaaattgaTGCGTTTTATCAGGTTGTGGGTTTgagctggcaataccacgactgaggtgcccttgagcaaggcactgaacccccaactgctccctgggtgccgcagcataaatggctgcccactgctccaggtgtgtgtgtatggggtgtgtgtgtgtgtgttcactgctgtgtgtgtgcactttggatgggttaaatgcagagcacaaattctgagtatgggtcaccatacttggctgtatgtcacttcacttttgtaagaaaaatatccatattcaaaatgtaataatcactttaatctagcttgcgctcacagTTATAAACaaagcagttccgggggaatgacgtatgaggtcagctttgcatatgcgccgctcagaagtgatgcaCGTGAAAACGCAGCAtagagatcaaaacaaaataattagaagtacaaaacaaggatttgtaaagaagaaagtcggaggatttcaatataagccaagggagactggttttcctttgctaaagtaaggagaCTTTGCTTCcattgctcctgttaacaaacgttggttttcacgagactcaccaacGCATCCGCAACACCGACATCATATGTCATTCCCCCCGGAACTGCTTACattttacaacagtgagcgcaagctcaattaaagtgattattacattttgaatatggaaatgtttcttacaaaaacgcattgattcgctacagaagCCCTTGTttaccccccggagccgtgtaggacccttttttttattaaacttctcATGAACCGATGTagtgcaacacccgctgagtggcatcaaacagcttgaaagatcaaagacaattttttaaataactttgacTGGATGCgtatgaaagaagaaagtcatataaatcTAGGAAGACTTCAAGTTGAGTAAGttatggactaattttcatttttgggtgaactaaccctttgagtTAAAACAGCCACCTCATGCCATTTCTTTTGCATTTACATCCTTATTACAAGTAATCCTGCTGGTCATAAAGAAATGACTTTTTCACATACATTTATCCTACATGAATATTACTTTAGAAGTAAATAGCAGTCATGGTAAATTTAGTTTGTAATTATACACGCTTCTGCGACAGCTTTGTAGTTTAACTGATGTTACATTTATGCAGTGTTAtgtttaaagtcaccatgaaatcaaaatgaaagtctTTTGGGTGTTAGCATCAATATattagtcttaaggttatctgTAAGACAGTGTGcaccaaaacagtgacaaaatttgcatttagaagatataaccattcaaagcttgcagttcaTCTCTTCTGCCAAAACGGCTCAATTAATTTTTTGACGTCACATCatacttcatcttctcatcaaatcttctgaccaatcaaatgctctctagaatccaaaACTCCTGGCCCCTGCACTATAACTATAGACGCATAAGTGCTGGCTGAAATCAgtcacttgttcacagtgtaATATTCCCTGCATGGCcatcgctaggccatttttatgACTAAAATTTAGTGATTAGTTCCATAAACTACACAAATTCATGATAGCCTCAGTaccctttaaatttcatttgaaaacacCTTCAGACTCTGATTGGCTCCTCCCTGTCTTTCAGTGTGTCCTTTAATCCACAGAGCGAGAAACCGAGGACAAGGTCTGTGTTTAatgatagattgttataatatctgcatctgtgcagttatttgtcataaatacagtttaaaaaatatcatgggggagcaTTAGGTTCCCATATCTACTGTAAACTACATTGTCACTGCGTTCACCCTTCATCACACCCCAGGTTTCCTCCAGCGAAAATTAATCATATATGAACGcatatactttataaaacgattttgccattttcattagaaaaaaataagtaaataaaatatatatatctgttttcaCGTCATTACACACGAACCGCGGCAGCGCTCACAGTCTGATCCAGACTTTGGCTTTGGTCCAGAGACTTGATCACACAGAGCAGATCATATGCGCTagtctgcatttattaaaaacttttacaactacacagcctcagcatgattatgaccactattttgttttactaagagtttcatattgaatctaggagtaatctattagactgtggctcTCAAATGTGGATTTACTGAGCTCAACGTCTCTGGCCCAAGCCGACATAACCAAAATGCTATTGGCTACTttaaaaagggggcggggctgctCAATATGTCCCGACCTCTCTTCCAGTTTCGAAAATACTTTgagcgcaaaagaaaaaaaaatactttattcaacaatttgtcttctcCGCATTACCCTAGCGGCATTTTGGAGAGTATTCACTGAACGTAAATTGCGTATCCTGTTTTGTCTCAGCTGCGCCACACGGATATGCGGTTTACGTCGTTTACACtttgattttaatgaaaacaacGTATCTacgtgacgcagctgacacaaaagagcatatgCAATTTAAGTTCAGTGGACACTCTCTAAAATGCCGCTAGGGTGACGCGGAGGAAACtaattgtttaataaagacttttttttcttttgcgctcAAAAAGTAGTAATACTTTAGTTTAACCATAACACTAACTGCAGGGGTTAAAGCGAAAAAAATCGTGAGCCTGTTTTTTTGGAGGACGGGACAGCACATGCAAAGCAGTGACCgcggcaactttaacatttgaaaggatactatggcaaagttattgctttctttattcaaactgttttatttttttcatgaatatatggttgacctaaagaatgaaagctgtatcatacacttgAAAAAATAAGAgctacagtgggtacggaaagtattcagacccccttaaatttttcactctttgttatattgcagccatttgctaaaaatcctttaagttcattttttttcctcatcaatgtacacacagcaccccatattgacagaaaaacacagaattgttgacattgttgcttattttttaaaatagaaaaactgaaatatcacatggtccaaagtattcagaccctttgctgtgacactcatatatttaactcaggtgctgtccatttcttctgatcatccttgagatggttctacagtccagctgtgtttgattatactgattggacttgattaggaaagccacacacctgtctatataagagcttacagctcacagtgcatgtcagagcaaataaGAATAATGAgatcaaaggaactgcctgaagagctcagagacagaattgtggcaaggcacagatctggccatggttacaaaaaaaattctgctgcacttaaggttcctaagagcacagtggcctccataatccttaaatggaagaagtttgggatgaccagaacccttcctagagctggccgtccggccaaactgagctatcgggggagaagagccttggtgagagaggtaaagaagaatccaaagatcactgtggctgagctccagagatgaagtcgggagatgggagaaagtcgtagaaagtcaaccatcactgcagccctccaccagtcggggctttatggcagagtggcccgacggaagcctctcctcagtgcaagacacatgaaagcccgcatggagtccaagatggtgagaaataagattctctggtctgatcaGACCAAGATataactttttggccttaattctaagcggtatgtgtggagaaaaccaggcactgctcatcacctttccaatacagtcccaacagtgaagcatggtggtggcagcatcacgctgtgggggtgtttttttccagctgcagggacaggacgactggttgcaatcgagagaaagatgaatgcggccaagtacagggatatcctggacgaaaaccttctccagagtgctcaggacctcagactgggctgaaggttcaccttccaacaagacaatgaccctaagcacacagccaaaataacgaaggagtggcttcacaacaactctgtgactgttcttgaatggcccagccagagccctgacttaaacccaattgagcatctctggagagacctgaaaatggctgtccaccaacgttttaccatccaacctgacagaactggagagtatctgcaaggaggaatggcagaggatcccaaATCCAGGTGttaaaacttgttgcatctttcccaaaaagactcatggctgtattagatcaaaagggtgcttctactaaatactaagcaaagtgtctgaatacttaggaccatgtgatatttcagtttttcttttttaataaatgtgcaaaaatgtcaacaattctgtttttctgtcaatatggggtgctgtgtgtacattaatgagggaaaaaaatgaacttaaatgattttagcaaatggctgcaatataacaaagacacccacaagttgttccaaacctgtaataattttctttcttctgttgaacataaaagaagatactttgaagaatgtgggtaaccaaacattATCCAGTccccatagtatttttttctctactatggaagttactgaggaccagaagctgtttagttacccacattcttcaaagtatcttcttttatgttcaacagaagaactttatgcaggtttaTAACAACCTGGGTAACCATACCTTTAAAGAGACACtagcctattgttttattaaaatttggacagtctattaatataatattccatacattatcagagcttggtagacataattatcatatttttagacattattagacactttaattaatagattataattaatgttagaccctatttattaatcataaatatataatcatgTGATATACAACTCTGAAAAAGCTAAATTTCTTGGATAAAAATgggacaaatatttatttaatcatgtagtattaatttaagcaaattaataaaaaatacaatttaaaaaataatcccatccacagggttcccacaccttggttaacttcaaattcaagggcCTTTCAAgaactttccaggtccaatacccttaaaattcaaggacttaatttGTGGACACATTTCAAGGGAGAGCAAGGTTACATCATGTTACCTTAAAGGGGATCATATGACATggttaaaaagaacattgtgttgtgtatttggtgtaatgcaatttatttatgtggtttaaggttaaaaaacacattgtttcctACATAATGTAcgttattgttgctcctctatgccccgcctctctgaaacacgtcaatttttacaaagctcatcgctctgattggtcagctatccagtgcgttgtgattggctgaatacctcaatcATGTGACCGAAATGTTAAgtcccttaccatactgtgatgccgtctcccagcacgaccagacaaaatcaattaaacccattacaaacgaggcagttgttgcatccagtggggacataattactgattataatgacttataatacTGTTACTGTGACaattataatacagtttttttaatgcGTTGTGTATCACGCCGCATAGACACAAAACCAGgttccatgtctgcatttgtgattggagaaacgacaaacaacaagcgctactctacactgatgattcaaacacgagttttaagcaatgtcaaattctttaaatatacgaaaaacgtacttacaggctgtgcgtcaaaagcgccagactgtccttgcaaagttggaactgccccacttcatagaaatagcctttgtgtgtagacggcattgtaggctactttacCAGATGTCACGCtatgctgccggaaggaacactgAGTCGAGAATAAtcaagagagtctttattaatccaacacaggagtaaatccaacatggaacacaggaggaagacacacgtactgacttgtagacccgacaaaactaaactgaaaggacatgggttaTAAAGACAGCCTAACGAGGGACTAAGGAGatacacctgggaactaatcaacaatcacgggagacagaaactgggtcacagagaacatggggaatggaacacatgaggggaaaacacaacataatgagtccaggggtgtgacattactcccccctcccggaatGTGCGACCTCGCACCGTAGAAACAACAGAGGGAGgcgtgggtgggaacttgggaggaggttccggtgCAGGACGGACTCCCaggagggggccagcagacagagaccacggaggaaggagccagggaggagacaggagggacctggagcaggagAAGCCCAGCAGggcccaggccacagccataatgacAGCCCAAGGTGGAGCCAATGGTGGGAGGAACCATGGACAAGAATTTGgccgccgactccagggggctgaccaacggcggcggagcaggtggaggaagagcccgaggcggagacggagagccgaagagccagggtgacggggaggatccggaggtcctaggcAGCACCATCCGTTCCGCCTAGGACCTCGCGGAGATATGGATCCGGGAGGCCgtggtggagccagagcgacagaggactggggtggagccgaggggatgaaggagcctgacggagccAGAGGGACAGAGGAACGAGGCGAGGGAGCCAGATGGAGCTTGTGGACTGCTGGGCCatggcggagaggagggagctaggagccatggtggagccgacgggtcaatgggccgaggcggagtccaggcctcagaggctggaggcggaggtaAAGGAGACTCGGACCACagcgacgctggaggatggcagtcccacgGAGCTCGCAcagcaatgatggtgggctgagggtgagcagaggggctacCAGACGAGTGGAGGAGGTAGGAGCGGGCAGGTGGAAGGGGGGTAAATTTGGGGTAGCGGCCacaggagggcacattctaggagctggcactggagggcacattctaggagctggcactggagtagacattctaggagctggcactggaggacacattctaggagctggcactggaagacacattctaggagcaggcactggagaactggaagccccctcagggctggacgaggaaaccaaggacaaaggagggctggacaggacTAGCAGAGAcgacagagagagaagagggggCAGTTCAACTTCCAGTTCTgattcccagtctataagatccacctcctcattttggcccttttggcgCTCCATATCCAGCACACCCTCAGCCGCggtgcagggggcggagctcctctccaCGCTCACCCTGTCTTTCTCCCTCATGGCAGGCGGTGTTGCCGGATCACACATCTGGTCTGATGTCTCGGCGTATGGCTCCGCGGCGATCCTCAACTCTGTCGCATcaggctctggctctccgtcagcTGCGGGCTCAGGCATGCGCTCCGCACATCGGGGAGATGGTGAgctgggctctgggtcgggagtggcaCTGGCGATCAATCCCTGGGAACAGGTGGGGAATGGAGATCCATTTCTCACCAGTGTCCACTCCACGAAGGCAGCGAAATTTGCTCGGGGACCATCCTCGGACGACGGAGCTCTGTGCACAATGTTTAAACTGGTGTTGTAGAACGCACAGAGCGCGTCGTCCGGGTAGTTGGTGAGGCTTGCCATGATCCTGAACAGTCTGGTGCGTGCCCTGAGCAAATTCTCCCCCTGCtcctgttctggaacagtgttttaaaaacaacttgACCACTGATTTcaagttgtgtcctcttttggaaggccaaacatagtagtttcgctttcacaacgaaacacacagcatcacacatgGCAGGCTTGAGAAAGGCGTGACTGacggattcgacgaaggagcggCTGGCGGGCTAgactctgcttcgtccacggtgaaagccgatccaacgatccacagcgcgaagttgatgcatttcctcagcgaccagcaaggatcagctctaggcatgccAAAGCAGATATCgtactcttttggaaggccaaacaaagtagtgtctccacgacatggtgtgGCAACAATACTGCGGCGAGAGTAAAAGTtattccttctttctttgcgcgaacatttgggcggtgttatgcaaatcttcccacattgtgacatagacatgtggggatgtgtttaaacaaggcattttaggagggcttggacaagtcttaactttaataaagaatatcattTGGGTTTGAGAcgttagtctttgcaactttagggatctcatctattcacgaacagcttgtaacactccaaagagaaaggaagattttaaattgcatcatataacccctttaagatACTTAGCTACagttttcttgtgtaaaacacaactatgcaaaaaaaaatctatatattttttgcatttatttttggccatatgacagagatcttcgatattctatttgttgtatttctgttttgcataaaaactaaagaatattcagtacatcctatactgtGTTCTAAAATTATCTGAAATTAACTTTTgcattagggttgccaacttcagcAGATGAAAATAAGGGACAACTGTGATTCTTcataggaaaataagggacagaaaaagggatgctcaaaatatttgttctgTACCACATAGTCTGTCATTTCCGTGTCTACAGTTAAGTGTGTGTATAAAAGGTGTACAGTATAAAAGGTTCTGAGAAATAATCACaatcaaagtgatgatgttactgaccatttccttgtatcgtgcattgtGCGTTTTGATGATATTTACTATATGGCTTTGCATTATCATCCGGGCAGAGCTactgttccagccaccaaagacagattcgcaaataacctgccagatttatctcaactgctctgtgtacccataaatacacatgaactagacgaaatgtctggcaacatgggcactatcttctctaatacattagaagctggcgcccccatcaaattgaaaaacggttagagaaaaacgtactgtgccatggtacaacagtaatacccactctctcaagaaagaaactcgtagccttgagcgcaaatggagaaaaactggaTTAGATCCTAcatgtctgatcgctaccactttatttaaatggggagtcatctcatttatcaccagtaaaatatggagtgccacaaggatctgtcctaggtcttctgctattttcaatatacatgttgccccctGGTAAtgtcattagaaaatatgggattagtttccaaaaaaaacattaatatactcaaatataaaaatcaactataccatattaaaatccaaaataaaataaaataaatatctcttattaaattcagataagacagagaaacaataattttctcttattaaattcagataagacagagatattacttattgggccaaaaaacattacacagaatctagtagattacaatttgcaactagacggatgtactgttacttcctctacagtaaaaaaaatctgggtgttatattagacagcaacttgtctttcatatttcccatgttacaaaaacagcattcttccatcttagaaacattgccaagctacgaaacatgttacccatttctgatgcagaaaagctagttcatgcattcatgacctctagactggactattgtaatgcactgctaggtggttgtcctgcatcttcaataaaaaagctacaggtagtccaaaaaatTTCTCTAGTTAACAACATTAATATAC comes from the Cyprinus carpio isolate SPL01 chromosome B4, ASM1834038v1, whole genome shotgun sequence genome and includes:
- the LOC109060545 gene encoding gastrula zinc finger protein XlCGF8.2DB-like, giving the protein MKIEETFKHEDTEEQTDLMTLKEESPELSVQHEKYDFMTGEKSFSCSHTEKSSRRRAQKTANRRHFTCQQCGKSFSRKEHLEVHTRVHTGEKPFTCQQCGKSFIKKQNLKKHMKIHTGEKPYTCSQCGKSFKHKQHLDDHKRIHTGEKPFTCQQCGKSFTKKGNLKDHMSVHTGEKPFTCSQCGNSFTKKGTLKTHTRIHTGKKPFTCSQCGKSFNHNQHLKDHIRVHTGEKPFTCQQCGKDFTQKGNLRKHMKIHTGEKPFTCDKSFEYKVAL